The genome window AGCAGCGCATCACCCTGACCCCGCTGGCCGGCAGCCGCGACGCCGCGCGCGTGCCGGAGCTGTGGCTGATCCCGGCCGACGGCAAGGCGCGCTCGATGGGCGTGTTCGACGACGCGAAGGCGCGCGCGGCGCGCATTCCCGACGCGCTGATGCCGTTGCTCAGCGACGGCGCCTTGCTGGCGGTGACGATGGAACCGCCCGGCGGCGCGCCCGGCGGCGTCGCCACCGGCCCGATCGTGGCCAAGGGCGGCATCAGCACGCTGCGCCTGGCGCCGTAGGCAACATCCCACAACGCGCACTGCATGCCTTCTCCCTCCGGGGAAGGTGCCCCGCAGGGGCGGATGACGGTACGAGCGAAGCCTCGTAAATTCCGGTACGCCAAGCTTGCCGTGCCGACGTACCCTTACCCCACCCCCTCTCCCGGTGGGAGCGGGGCTATTGCGACCTCGGCACTTTCAGCACGATGTTGTAGACAATGCACCGCAGCCCAGACTGCACCTCCCTTCTCCCACCGGAAGAAGGTGCCCCGCAGGGGCGGATGAGGGTACGGACGAAGCTTCGCAAATCCAGGTACGCCAAGCTGACCGCACCGACGCACCCTTACCCCAACCCCTCTCTCCCACAGGGACTTCCTTCGGTCGTAGATGGGAGAGGGACTCATGGTGACGCCAAACTTCTCGTGCTGTGCGTGGCAACCAACAACAACGCGGCCCCACACATTCACCCGGCCACCACTCGCGCGCAGGCAGCATCGCCGCAGCCGTCGCACATGCGCCGGGTAGCCGATCCTCCGACGCTTCCGACCTGCGTGGACGCTGCCTCCAGCGGCGACCGCGATGCGCTCCACGGCGCTACATGCCGTGCCAGCGACGCCGCGGCGCGAGTGCATCCGTCTTCCGGCTTTGTCCGTATCGGTATCCGAATCCCCTACGAGATGCGCTTGTGCCGAGCCCCGTTCCGGACCATCCCCGCGCCCCTGCCGCAGCACCCGCACCGCAGCGCGGCCGCGTGGCGCGCACGCTGCGGCGCTGGTTCGACACAGGTGCGGAAATCGAACTGGACGGCGCCCGCGCCGACCGCATCGACTGGCTGCGCGCTGCGCCCTATTTCGGCCTGCACCTGGCCTGTCTGGGCGTGTTCTGGGTCGGCGCATCGTGGTTCGCGGTGGGCATGGCGGTGGCGATGTATGCGGTGCGCATGTTCGCCCTCACCGGTTTCTACCATCGCTACTTTGCCCACCGCGCGTTCAAAACCTCGCGCGTGGTGCAGTTCCTGTTCGCCGCGCTCGGCGCCACCAGCGTACAGCGCGGCCCACTGTGGTGGGCCGCACACCATCGCAATCACCATCGTCACACCGATACCCCGGCCGATCCGCATTCGCCGCGCCAGCATGGTTTCTGGTGGAGCCATAGCGGCTGGTTCCTGACCCCGCGCGGCTTCCGCACCGACTGGGAAGCGATCCCGGATCTGCGCCGCTTCCCGGAACTGCGCTTCCTCGACCGCTTCGATCTGCTGCTGCCGGTGCTGCTGGCGGTAGCGTTGTTCCTGCTCGGCGGCTGGCTGCAACGCCAGCATCCGCAGTTCGGCACCGACGGGCCGCAATTGTTGGTGTGGGGCTTCTTCGTCTCCACCGTGGCGCTGTTCCATGCCACCTTCACCATCAATTCGCTGGCGCACCGTTTCGGCAGCCGCCGTTTCGACACCCGCGACGACAGCCGCAACAACCCCTGGCTGGCGCTGCTGACCTTCGGCGAGGGCTGGCACAACAACCACCACTTCTTCCCGGGTGCGGCGCGCCAAGGCTTCCGCTGGTGGGAAATCGACCTGACCTGGTATGGCCTGAAGGCGCTGTCGTGGACCGGCCTGATCCGCCAACTGCGGCCGCTGCCGGCGGAGCTGGTGCGGGCGCAGGCGCGCGCACGATGAGCCGCATTGCGGTAGTGGGCTCGGGCATCGCCGGGCTGGGGTCGGCATGGCTGCTGTCGCAACAGCATGAGGTCACCCTGTACGAGGCCGCCAATTATCTAGGCGGACACACCCATACCCATGCGATCGAACTGGACGGCGCGCAGTACGCGGTGGACAGCGGCTTCATTGTGTTCAACCCGCAACACTACCCGCTGCTGAGCAAACTGTTCGCGCAACTCGGCGTGGCCGCGCAGCCGACCACGATGAGTTTTTCGGTGCACGAGGCGCGCAGCGGGCTGGAATACAACGCCGGCAGCCTCGGCGGGCTGTTCTGCCAGCCCGGCAATCTGGCCAGCCCGCGCTTCTGGCGCATGCTGTGCGATCTGCGCCGCTTCTACCGGCAGGCGCCGCAGGTGCTGGCCGATGAGGCGCAGGCGCAACTGACGCTGGGCGAATTCCTGCAGCGGCACCGCTATTCGCAGGTATTCCGCGACGCCCATATGGTGCCGATGGCGTCGGCGCTGTGGTCCTCGCCGTCGCAGCAGATCATGCAATTTCCGATGCGCCAGCTGATCGGCTTCATGGCCAATCACCACATGCTGCAGGTCAGCGGTCGGCCGCAGTGGCAGGTGGTCGCGGGCGGCTCCAACCGCTATGTGCACGCGCTGCGCAACCGCTGGCAAGTACACGAGCGCATCGGCACGCCAGTACGTTCGGTGCAGCGGCTGTCGCAGGGCGTATCGCTGCTGACCGATGCCGACGCCCAGCACTACGACCAGGTGGTGCTGGCGTGCCACGCCGACGACGCCTTGCGCCTGCTCAACGACGCCAGCCCCGCCGAGCGCGAGATCCTCGGCGCGATCGCCTACCAGGACAACGACACCGTACTGCACACCGATGCGCGCGTGCTGCCGCGCAATCGCCGCGCCTGGGCCGCCTGGAACGCGCACGTGCCGGCCGATCCGGATGCGCCGTGCACGGTCAGCTACTGGATGAACGCGCTGCAATCGATCGCCTCGCCGAAGCCGTTCATCGTCAGCCTCAACCGCGGCGACGCCATCGATCCGGCCAAGGTGCTGCGGCGCATGCGCTACCGGCATCCGCTGCAGACCCATGCCTCGCTGGCGGCGCAGGCGCGCAAGGGCGAGATCCAGGGCCAGCGCGGCACCTGGTTCGCCGGCGCCGGCTGGGGCTTCGGCTTCCACGAAGACGGCCTGCGCAGCGCGGTCGACGTCGCCGCCGGGCTCGGGGTACCCTGGCCATGAATCTGCTGCGCAACGCTACCGTGTCCGCCCCGCCGGCTGGCGCCGTCTCGACAACGCCGGCGGCGGCGGGCACGACCACGCCGGGACTGCACAGCGCGCTGTACAGCGGCTGGATCCGGCACCGCCGCTACGCGCCCAAGGCGCTGGCGTTCCGCTATCCG of Xanthomonas translucens pv. cerealis contains these proteins:
- a CDS encoding acyl-CoA desaturase; protein product: MPSPVPDHPRAPAAAPAPQRGRVARTLRRWFDTGAEIELDGARADRIDWLRAAPYFGLHLACLGVFWVGASWFAVGMAVAMYAVRMFALTGFYHRYFAHRAFKTSRVVQFLFAALGATSVQRGPLWWAAHHRNHHRHTDTPADPHSPRQHGFWWSHSGWFLTPRGFRTDWEAIPDLRRFPELRFLDRFDLLLPVLLAVALFLLGGWLQRQHPQFGTDGPQLLVWGFFVSTVALFHATFTINSLAHRFGSRRFDTRDDSRNNPWLALLTFGEGWHNNHHFFPGAARQGFRWWEIDLTWYGLKALSWTGLIRQLRPLPAELVRAQARAR
- a CDS encoding NAD(P)/FAD-dependent oxidoreductase, whose protein sequence is MSRIAVVGSGIAGLGSAWLLSQQHEVTLYEAANYLGGHTHTHAIELDGAQYAVDSGFIVFNPQHYPLLSKLFAQLGVAAQPTTMSFSVHEARSGLEYNAGSLGGLFCQPGNLASPRFWRMLCDLRRFYRQAPQVLADEAQAQLTLGEFLQRHRYSQVFRDAHMVPMASALWSSPSQQIMQFPMRQLIGFMANHHMLQVSGRPQWQVVAGGSNRYVHALRNRWQVHERIGTPVRSVQRLSQGVSLLTDADAQHYDQVVLACHADDALRLLNDASPAEREILGAIAYQDNDTVLHTDARVLPRNRRAWAAWNAHVPADPDAPCTVSYWMNALQSIASPKPFIVSLNRGDAIDPAKVLRRMRYRHPLQTHASLAAQARKGEIQGQRGTWFAGAGWGFGFHEDGLRSAVDVAAGLGVPWP